A DNA window from Paramormyrops kingsleyae isolate MSU_618 chromosome 10, PKINGS_0.4, whole genome shotgun sequence contains the following coding sequences:
- the LOC111859828 gene encoding signal-induced proliferation-associated protein 1 isoform X2 produces MQSDDLFVRKFCRQSPRPALTAMSFEPRRDPCLRSQVKPEWPPRREEEEVMLGESPPPSQAGPGLRSAGRSHIVQRSNSEVILGDLEASGTAYGARAKAPGMGSLGSQDNLSSLLHRDYGSLSSLERRSCARTEDSEEQMAQSPAALRFKDPLVLLGLQGTDIEPDGFSRALDVPDGEPLKQAKVPKQDAQNKKGKWSPTLAPRACPADCLPGATWVHNFAHYDVQSILFDLTEAVSSRDSIGRKKNITSGASAASHVQPSTSGAASQLVGGVGGDGGTAEDPEGQREMPLPLDEGDGNNNDMLLSCPHFRNETGGEERPGLGRVLGAGAPWLSLQTPNDAVSILEEPRESHIQQQPKTSYFIEHADLGAHYYRKYFYMKDHQNFFGVDERLGPVAISFRREEKEGSSGAQYNYRIIFRTTELKTLRGSVAEESVSTGARHTAPRGLPHRRLLEHILPELNLHCLRLASNSPKVPEILLKLDEQRLNFQRKVGIMYCRANQNSEEDMYNNEYAGPAFEEFLDLLGQKVRLQGFDKFRAQLDNKTDSTGTHSLYTKYQDYEIMFHVSTMLPYTPSNTQQLLRKRHIGNDIVTIVFQEPGALPFTPKTIRSHFQHVFIIVQVHHPCTENTYYRVAVTRSKDIPLFGPFFPKGARFLRSPAFRDFLLAKAVSAENAADKSEKFLSMATRTRQGYLKDLAENFVTTSPIDSSTKFPLLSRAVKRKDKLKSTKGAELHSAGALVWPVVASGGGACAERLPCLLVISGESVVLIESSSRLVVFNCNSRDVIGWKAVTEGGASGGPYLDIYYERGESISISVSESQVEDVREVVQRLKRVSGACEVREVMPLRDSVGHPGFMLSEDGFVMELQQSSYTESAGLQMGARVVRLCGRPLVALSAADRASLLRSAPRIHLTVIPPDKNGKQARSLSELYQKALQGTELKPGDNQSREAWVVEEQEEPRGQEAQEHWHSGVRDQRSLVSPPCPPLQRATSFQDDSASRPSPTGNYLLETPQLQPNPCSDRHFYDNRVQRRKMHIYEVPVEVQTTTPDLIPKALVEEKEDLQQQQALSSPCRTPEVVAPPTTEPVAPLDSTDHSSSAQNTQNSLNKILLEPSDSTDDEWQSISAVASACSSILEAMCHEGRRPAGDIAQAPGDGPVTDGRVDSIMNNSVESNFPGDLGEKVSQLENILKRLQTDLQKEKEDKAELQAEVLTLRENNQRLRDESQSTVARLIKVTELLCRTTKH; encoded by the exons ATGCAGTCAGACGACCTATTTGTCCGCAAGTTCTGCCGGCAAAGCCCGCGGCCCGCACTGACAGCCATGTCTTTCGAGCCCAGGCGAGACCCATGTCTGCGGTCGCAGGTCAAGCCTGAGTGGCCCCCtcggagagaggaagaggaagtcaTGCTTGGTGAGAGCCCGCCCCCCAGCCAGGCTGGCCCTGGTCTGCGCTCGGCCGGACGCAGCCACATCGTGCAGAGGAGCAACAGTGAGGTTATACTGGGCGATCTGGAAGCCTCAGGGACAGCCTATGGGGCGAGAGCAAAGGCACCCGGGATGGGGAGCCTAGGGTCGCAGGATAATCTCAGCTCACTCCTTCACCGGGATTATGGCAGTCTCTCTTCCCTGGAGCGGCGGTCATGTGCCCGCACGGAGGACAGCGAGGAGCAGATGGCCCAGAGCCCCGCCGCACTCCGCTTCAAAGACCCCCTCGTCTTGCTGGGCTTGCAAGGAACCGACATAGAACCTGATGGCTTCTCTCGTGCTCTCGATGTGCCAGACGGGGAGCCGCTGAAGCAGGCCAAGGTGCCAAAGCAAGATGCACAGAACAAGAAGGGTAAGTGGAGCCCCACGCTGGCGCCGCGGGCCTGCCCCGCCGACTGCCTGCCCGGGGCCACATGGGTGCACAACTTTGCGCACTACGACGTGCAAAGCATCCTCTTTGACCTGACGGAGGCGGTGTCAAGCCGCGACAGCATTGGCCGCAAGAAGAACATCACCTCAGGGGCCTCGGCGGCATCCCATGTCCAGCCCTCCACCTCGGGGGCAGCGTCccagctggtggggggggtcgGCGGCGATGGGGGGACGGCGGAGGACCCCGAAGGCCAGAGGGAGATGCCGCTGCCCCTGGACGAGGGAGACGGCAACAACAATGACATGCTGCTCAGCTGCCCTCACTTCCGCAACGAGACGGGGGGCGAGGAACGGCCGGGGCTGGGGCGAGTGCTCGGCGCGGGGGCGCCGTGGCTGAGCCTGCAGACCCCCAACGACGCCGTGTCCATCCTGGAGGAGCCCCGCGAGAGCCACATTCAACAGCAGCCCAAGACCAGCTACTTCATTGAGCACGCAGACCTGGGGGCGCACTACTACCGCAAGTACTTCTACATGAAGG ATCATCAGAATTTCTTTGGCGTGGATGAGCGGCTGGGCCCGGTGGCCATCAGCTtcaggagagaggagaaggaaGGATCAAGTGGTGCCCAGTACAACTACAGGATCATTTTCCGTACCACTGAG CTGAAGACGCTGAGGGGCTCCGTGGCAGAGGAGTCGGTGAGCACGGGGGCCCGGCACACGGCCCCGCGGGGCCTGCCCCACCGCCGGCTGCTGGAGCACATCCTGCCCGAGCTGAACCTGCACTGCCTGCGGCTGGCCTCCAACTCGCCCAAGGTCCCAGAGATACTGCTGAAGCTGGACGAACAGCGG CTGAACTTCCAGCGGAAGGTGGGCATAATGTACTGTCGGGCCAATCAGAACTCGGAGGAGGACATGTACAACAACGAGTATGCAGGCCCCGCCTTCGAGGAGTTCCTGGACCTACTGGGGCAGAAGGTTCGACTGCAGGGCTTCGACAAGTTCAGGGCTCAACTGGACAACAAGA CGGACTCTACCGGCACCCACTCGCTGTACACGAAGTACCAGGACTACGAGATCATGTTCCACGTGTCCACCATGCTCCCCTACACCCCCAGCAATACCCAACAG CTGTTGCGGAAGAGGCACATCGGCAACGACATCGTGACCATCGTGTTCCAGGAGCCCGGGGCATTGCCCTTCACGCCCAAAACCATCCGCTCTCACTTCCAGCACGTGTTCATCATCGTCCAGGTTCATCACCCCTGCACTGAGAATACCTACTACAG GGTGGCTGTGACGCGCTCCAAGGACATCCCCCTGTTCGGGCCCTTCTTCCCCAAGGGGGCTCGCTTCCTGCGGTCGCCGGCGTTCCGGGATTTCCTTCTGGCCAAGGCGGTGAGCGCGGAGAATGCTGCGGATAAGTCCGAGAAGTTCCTCTCCATGGCCACACGCACGCGTCAGGGATACCTGAAGGACCTGGCGGAGAACTTCGTCACCACCTCACCCATCGACTCCTCCACCAAGTTCCCTCTGCTCTCACGGGCCGTCAAGCGCAAGGACAAACTGAAGAGCACCAAGGGGGCGGAGCTGCACAGCGCCGGGGCTCTGGTGTGGCCGGTCGTGGCGTCCGGAGGCGGGGCCTGCGCTGAGAGGCTCCCCTGCCTGCTGGTCATCTCCGGGGAGTCCGTGGTGCTCATCGAATCCAGCTCCCGCCTGGTGGTGTTCAACTGCAACTCCCGCGACGTGATTGGCTGGAAGGCGGTGACGGAGGGCGGGGCCAGCGGCGGGCCCTACCTGGATATCTATTATGAGCGGGGAGAGTCGATCTCCATCAGTGTTTCTGAAAGCCAGGTGGAGGACGTCCGGGAGGTGGTGCAGAGACTAAAG AGGGTGTCCGGGGCCTGCGAGGTGCGGGAGGTGATGCCCCTGCGGGACTCGGTGGGCCACCCCGGCTTCATGCTTAGCGAGGACGGCTTCGTGATGGAGCTGCAGCAGTCCAGCTATACGGAGAGCGCAGGCCTGCAAATGGGGGCGCGCGTGGTGCGCCTGTgtgggcgccccctggtggccctGTCGGCCGCCGACCGGGCCAGCCTCCTGCGCTCCGCCCCCAGGATCCACCTCACTGTCATCCCGCCGGACAAGAACGGCAAGCAGGCCAG GAGTTTATCAGAGCTTTACCAGAAAGCCTTACAGGGCACTGAGCTGAAGCCCGGGGACAACCAGTCCAGGGAGGCCTGGGtggtggaggagcaggaggaaccTAGAGGTCAGGAGGCGCAGGAGCACTGGCACTCGGGAGTCAGGGACCAGCGCTCACTCGTGTCCCCACCATGCCCGCCCCTCCAGAGGGCCACCTCCTTCCAGGATGACAGCGCCAGCCGCCCATCTCCGACGGGCAACTACTTGCTGGAGACGCCGCAGCTGCAGCCGAACCCCTGCAGCGA CCGGCACTTCTACGACAATCGGGTTCAAAGGAGGAAAATGCACATCTACGAGGTTCCTGTGGAGGTGCAGACCACCACACCTGACCTCATCCCCAAAGCCTTggtggaggagaaggaggaccTGCAGcaacag CAGGCCCTGTCCTCACCCTGCCGCACCCCCGAGGTTGTGGCTCCGCCCACCACTGAGCCTGTGGCCCCCTTGGACAGCACTGACCACAGCTCCTCTGCCCAGAACACGCAGAACTCCTTAAACAAGa TCCTGTTGGAGCCCAGTGACTCCACCGATGACGAATGGCAGTCCATCTCTGCAGTGGCCTCTGCCTGTAGTAGCATCCTGGAGGCGATGTGTCACGAAG GAAGGAGACCGGCGGGAGATATAGCCCAAGCCCCAGGAGACGGCCCCGTCACAGATGGACGGGTGGACTCCATAATGAACAACAGCGTGGAGAG CAATTTTCCTGGGGACCTCGGAGAGAAAGTGTCTCAGCTGGAAAACATTCTGAAGAGGCTGCAGACTGACCTGCAAAAG GAGAAGGAGGACAAGGCAGAGCTGCAGGCGGAGGTGCTAACCCTCAGGGAGAACAACCAGCGGCTGCGCGACGAGTCCCAGAGCACGGTGGCCCGGCTCATCAAGGTCACGGAGCTGCTGTGCAGAACCACCAAGCACTGA